The stretch of DNA CTCCCCGCCGTCGAACACCACCAACCGTGGCTGGCGAGGGTGGTTGGCGGCGCCTGGCTGGGGCTGGGACACATGGTGGGCGGCGGAGTCCGGCGCATCGGCCACGACGTCAGCGACATCCCAGCCGAAGAACGCCGCGACGGCGCCGCCCTCTTCAACCTCGCCCTGGGCGTCTTCATCGCCACGTTTGCCTGGTGGGGCCTGACCGGGTGGTTCCCGGACGCCGTCTACGCGGTAGTGAACGGTACCTTCGGCTGGATCTCCCTGCTGCTGCCCCTCATGCTCTTTGTGTGTGCCTTCCGGCTTTTCCGGGTGCCCTCGGACGGCCGCGGCAACAACCGGGTAGGCATTGGATTCCTGGTCATGACCTTCGCCGGCTCCGGCCTGGCGCATGTCCTGGGCGGACAGCCCACTGTGGCCGACGGCTTCGACGGCCTCCGCCAAGCGGGCGGCATGCTGGGCTTCCTCGTGGCGACACCCCTGGCAGCCATCCACCCCGCCGTGCCCACAGTCCTCTACGGAGTCCTGGCGTTCATCTCCCTGCTCATCATCACCGCAACGCCGTTCACGGCCATCCCGCGCCGCCTGCGCGGAGCCTACGAGCACCTCATGGGCATCGACCTGATGGAACAGGAACAGGCCGACGTCCACGACCGCAGCTACCTGGACCGCCCCGAGCCAGCCGCGCCCAAGAAGAAAAAGCGGCGCCTCTTTGGCAAGGACGAAGAACCCGATGCCGGCCTTGAGGGCTATGTGGGTGACGAAGCCTTTGAACACGCGGTCATTGACGACGACGAGCCCAAGCCGCCGCGGCCCGCTCCCGGCGTCCGCCGGCCCACCCAGGCGGAGATCGCCGTGGAGAAGATCAAAGCCGCACAGGGCCTGGGTGCCGGTTCGCCGGCGGCTCCGCCGGAGAATGCCACCGAAGCCATTCCGCTGGTCATCCCCGGTGCCGCCGCACCCGGGAAACCGGCCGCCGCGCCCACGGTGCCCGCCAACCCGGTGGCGCCCGCGCCGCCGCCCGTGCCCATCCCGCAGCGGACCGAGCAGCTCTCCCTCGCCGGGGACGTGACGTACACGCTTCCGGCCTCGGACTTCCTGACCCCGGGCTCCATCCCCAAGGAGCGCACCGAGGCCAACGACGCCGTCGTCGCCGCCCTGACGGACACCCTGACGCAGTTCAACGTCGACGCCACCGTCACGGGCTTCAGCCGCGGCCCCACCGTGACCCGCTACGAGATCGAACTCTCGCCCGGCACCAAGGTGGAACGCGTTACGGCACTGTCCAAGAACATCTCCTACGCTGTTGCCTCAAGCGACGTCCGCATCCTCAGCCCCATCCCGGGCAAGTCGGCCATCGGCATCGAGATCCCCAACACGGACCGTGAGACCGTCTCCCTGGGCGACGTGCTGCGCAGCCAGAACGCCCGCAGGACGGACCACCCCATGGTCATGGGCGTGGGCAAGGACGTCGAGGGCGGCTACGTGGTGGCCAACCTCGCGAAGATGCCCCACCTCCTGGTGGCCGGTGCCACCGGTGCAGGTAAGTCATCGTTCGTGAACTCGATGATCACCTCGATCCTGATGCGCTCCACGCCCGAC from Pseudarthrobacter chlorophenolicus A6 encodes:
- a CDS encoding FtsK/SpoIIIE family DNA translocase — encoded protein: MATRTTSAPKGTGRGGSGSKAGSSTGRGTGSSAGKTPRGGSSSTARTRQLPAVEHHQPWLARVVGGAWLGLGHMVGGGVRRIGHDVSDIPAEERRDGAALFNLALGVFIATFAWWGLTGWFPDAVYAVVNGTFGWISLLLPLMLFVCAFRLFRVPSDGRGNNRVGIGFLVMTFAGSGLAHVLGGQPTVADGFDGLRQAGGMLGFLVATPLAAIHPAVPTVLYGVLAFISLLIITATPFTAIPRRLRGAYEHLMGIDLMEQEQADVHDRSYLDRPEPAAPKKKKRRLFGKDEEPDAGLEGYVGDEAFEHAVIDDDEPKPPRPAPGVRRPTQAEIAVEKIKAAQGLGAGSPAAPPENATEAIPLVIPGAAAPGKPAAAPTVPANPVAPAPPPVPIPQRTEQLSLAGDVTYTLPASDFLTPGSIPKERTEANDAVVAALTDTLTQFNVDATVTGFSRGPTVTRYEIELSPGTKVERVTALSKNISYAVASSDVRILSPIPGKSAIGIEIPNTDRETVSLGDVLRSQNARRTDHPMVMGVGKDVEGGYVVANLAKMPHLLVAGATGAGKSSFVNSMITSILMRSTPDEVRMVMVDPKRVELTAYEGVPHLITPIITNPKKAAEALQWVVREMDARYDDLANYGFKHIDDFNKAVRAGKVHPPEGSKRVIRPYPYLLVIVDELADLMMVAPRDVEDSIVRITQLARAAGIHLVLATQRPSVDVVTGLIKANVPSRMAFATSSVTDSRVVLDQPGAEKLIGQGDALFLPMGASKAMRVQGAWVTESEIHKVVEHVKGQLQAVYRDDVAPEAEKKQIDDDIGDDLEVLLQATELVVTTQFGSTSMLQRKLRVGFAKAGRLMDLLESRGVVGPSEGSKARDVLVKPDDLAPVLAAMKGQDAPAAPDAQTAALSDNANANIAQGGYAEDLVAADLDQRKQNVEYYDGSDSAPGGYGDDDDGSEDAWSLTGR